The DNA sequence TAAACTCAGCAGCAGTCGACGCGCCTGCCCTGCGCTTCGAGCTCCTCCAGCTTTTCGCGTGGGTCGGGCAGTTCAGAGATCAGCGCCTTGGCGAGCGGAAAATAGACCGAATCCTCGTCCAGGGAATAAAACACCCACTGCCCCTGCTTGCGTTCTTTTACCAGTCCTTTATCGCGCAGCTTACGCAGGTGCTGGCTCACGGAAGGCTGGCTCATTTGAAAAATATCGACGAATTCACATACACAGACGTCATCCACGGAAAGCAGGGAAACCATCATCAGTCTCGTTTTATCCCCGAGCAGCTTGAAAAGGACCGCTGCCTCTTCACAGCTCATTTTTTCTTTAATCACGATTTTCTTCCTCCTTTACGAGGGTTGCAATTAATTGGGTTACGGCACGCTTCTGCACTTCCAGATCCATGGAAGGAAGACTGCTCCCGGAA is a window from the Alkalicoccus halolimnae genome containing:
- a CDS encoding ArsR/SmtB family transcription factor; translated protein: MVIKEKMSCEEAAVLFKLLGDKTRLMMVSLLSVDDVCVCEFVDIFQMSQPSVSQHLRKLRDKGLVKERKQGQWVFYSLDEDSVYFPLAKALISELPDPREKLEELEAQGRRVDCC